A genome region from Thermoanaerobacterium xylanolyticum LX-11 includes the following:
- a CDS encoding metal ABC transporter substrate-binding protein: MKKFISIFLAILIVFSLTSCNTKISKKPSKLAVYATFYPLYDLTKKIAGDKATVQNIIPPGVEPHDWEPTTKQIADIEGASLVVYLGLGMDSWISKVESSVSGPKFVNVSNGIDAIKVGNAVNPHVWLSPKEAQILAKNIKDALVNADNKNAKYYEDNYNTLLNTLKQLDSEYTERLKNTKTKTFIVYHSAFDYVARDYGLNQVSIVGMSEEAEASPAKVAEVIQLIKKENIKYIFTEPLTSPKPIQSIASETGAKVLPLNTIEGLTKDEMKKGYDYIKLLQQNLDNLQKALN; this comes from the coding sequence ATGAAAAAATTTATTTCAATTTTTTTGGCGATTTTGATAGTGTTTAGCTTGACGTCATGCAATACGAAAATTTCAAAAAAGCCCAGCAAATTAGCTGTATATGCAACTTTTTATCCCTTATACGATCTTACAAAAAAGATTGCAGGTGATAAAGCCACAGTTCAAAACATAATACCACCAGGCGTGGAGCCACACGACTGGGAACCTACGACAAAACAGATAGCAGACATAGAAGGAGCTTCTCTCGTCGTGTATTTAGGACTTGGGATGGATTCATGGATAAGCAAAGTAGAATCGTCTGTATCAGGACCTAAATTTGTAAATGTGTCAAACGGTATTGACGCTATAAAAGTCGGAAATGCTGTAAATCCTCATGTATGGCTCTCTCCAAAAGAAGCACAAATATTAGCAAAAAATATCAAAGATGCTTTAGTAAATGCTGACAATAAAAACGCAAAATACTACGAAGATAATTATAATACTTTGTTAAATACATTAAAGCAGTTAGACAGTGAATACACTGAAAGACTTAAAAACACCAAGACAAAGACATTTATAGTCTATCACAGTGCCTTTGACTACGTAGCGAGAGATTACGGCTTAAACCAAGTATCTATTGTCGGTATGAGCGAGGAAGCTGAAGCAAGTCCTGCTAAAGTTGCTGAAGTTATACAACTTATAAAAAAAGAAAATATAAAGTACATCTTTACAGAGCCATTGACATCACCTAAGCCGATCCAATCAATTGCCAGCGAAACAGGTGCAAAGGTATTACCGCTAAATACTATTGAAGGGCTTACTAAAGATGAAATGAAGAAAGGATACGATTATATAAAATTGTTGCAGCAAAACTTAGACAATCTTCAAAAAGCATTAAATTAG
- a CDS encoding metal ABC transporter ATP-binding protein translates to MGKIVELKDVSFSYDDKKVLNNINLTIDDGEFVGLIGPNGSGKSTLVKIMIGDLTPSSGEVLINGINVKDMKNRSVIGYVPQKSYSFNASFPASVKEVVSMGLYGKLGLFKKLSKDDWEIVNNALKTVDMIDYKDRLIGNLSGGQQQRVFIARALVSDPKILFLDEPTTGIDAKSEDTLYKILDTLNKENKITIIMVTHDVWAISDKVSRIVCMGNGRLYDKCDTLDFSKKELAEIYGYPVKLDMHHHQSENINNRL, encoded by the coding sequence ATGGGTAAAATAGTAGAGCTTAAAGATGTTAGTTTTTCTTATGATGATAAAAAGGTACTTAACAATATCAATCTAACTATCGATGACGGCGAATTTGTAGGCCTTATTGGGCCTAATGGTTCAGGCAAAAGCACACTTGTAAAGATCATGATAGGAGATCTTACACCTTCATCTGGCGAAGTCCTCATAAATGGGATAAACGTAAAAGACATGAAAAATAGATCTGTAATCGGATATGTCCCCCAAAAGTCTTATTCATTCAACGCTTCTTTTCCAGCAAGTGTAAAAGAAGTCGTCTCAATGGGGCTTTATGGAAAATTAGGGTTGTTTAAAAAACTTTCCAAAGATGACTGGGAAATCGTGAATAACGCTTTAAAGACTGTCGACATGATTGATTACAAAGACAGGCTTATTGGAAATCTGTCCGGAGGCCAGCAGCAACGGGTATTTATAGCAAGAGCTCTTGTCAGCGATCCTAAGATTTTATTTTTAGATGAACCGACGACAGGCATAGATGCAAAGTCAGAAGACACTCTCTATAAAATACTTGATACTTTAAATAAGGAAAACAAAATAACGATTATCATGGTCACTCATGATGTATGGGCCATATCCGACAAGGTATCTCGAATCGTATGCATGGGAAATGGCAGACTATATGACAAATGCGACACTTTAGACTTCTCAAAAAAAGAATTAGCAGAAATATATGGATACCCTGTCAAACTTGATATGCACCATCACCAAAGTGAAAATATCAATAATCGACTTTAG
- a CDS encoding metal ABC transporter permease, with protein MLNIFTYDFMIRAFLAGGFISIIAPLVGSFLVLRRLSQMGDTLSHVALAGVAAGFLIGINPTIGSIIFVILSSFGIERLRKSYFRYSEISIAVVMSAGMAIAVILLSLSSGSPANIMNYLFGSIISINNTDVLLSLILSIAVITLIYIFYKELLYITFDEEAALISGIPVNLVNIIFTMIVAVTVAVSMRIVGALLVSALMVIPAAASLKIAKNFRQTISYAILFSFISVFAGIILSFYLNLSPGGSIVIVSLIIMGLASIKKAGN; from the coding sequence ATGCTTAATATTTTTACATACGACTTTATGATTAGGGCATTTCTTGCAGGTGGATTTATATCGATAATAGCTCCATTGGTAGGCAGTTTCTTAGTGTTAAGAAGGCTATCGCAGATGGGGGATACTCTATCTCACGTAGCACTGGCAGGCGTAGCAGCAGGATTTCTCATAGGTATAAATCCTACAATCGGCTCAATAATCTTCGTAATACTGTCATCTTTTGGTATTGAACGCTTGAGAAAATCATACTTTAGATACTCGGAAATATCTATTGCCGTTGTCATGTCTGCAGGAATGGCAATCGCAGTAATACTTCTAAGTTTATCCAGCGGAAGTCCTGCAAACATAATGAATTACCTTTTTGGGAGCATAATATCAATTAATAACACTGATGTATTGCTATCACTCATACTTAGCATTGCAGTAATAACTTTAATTTATATCTTCTACAAGGAGCTTCTATACATTACATTTGACGAAGAAGCTGCTTTGATATCAGGTATTCCTGTAAACTTGGTAAATATAATATTTACCATGATTGTGGCCGTAACCGTAGCAGTTTCCATGAGAATAGTTGGAGCTTTGCTGGTATCAGCATTGATGGTGATACCAGCGGCAGCCAGTCTCAAAATCGCCAAAAACTTCAGACAGACTATTTCTTACGCCATACTGTTTTCCTTCATATCTGTATTTGCAGGAATAATACTCTCCTTCTACCTCAATCTTTCACCAGGCGGCAGCATTGTAATAGTTTCTCTCATAATCATGGGTTTAGCAAGCATAAAGAAGGCAGGTAACTAA
- a CDS encoding ATP-binding protein, whose protein sequence is MSITSSENILRILYSYNPWWRKGYFPQDLSKPVKRVVYHQAFELLMHPTIRRYVILSGARRVGKTTILYQMIETLLKNQVHPKKILYVSFDHPLFKLSSFDQIINLYETTINEEKEAYIFLDEIQYASDWDRWLKVYYDTKPNWRIIATGSASPALIEGTKESGVGRWTVISVPTLSFYEFCEILGVPERPSNLPNLNLNEISNLNDSQLNELMFLLMPLQKYFNKYLTIGGFPEFVFSEDQFLVQRMLREDVVDKVIKRDIPSLFNVRNLAVLEKVFLYLCFNSANVISISTISKEIGDVSTVTLENYIHLLENANLIYKSLPIELGGKKVLKAKPKIYVSDPALRNAVLMIDNILLDSKELGIMVETAVFKHIYNFYLQTNARIGYFRKANDNQKEIDVVVEFPHSKSLIEVKFREDTTLSENDAIVEMSKKEKNIDSAILVTKRPEDYGKVKVSTKVPIVKIPAYAFLYLFGRR, encoded by the coding sequence ATGTCTATTACAAGCTCAGAAAATATATTAAGGATTTTGTACTCGTATAACCCATGGTGGAGAAAAGGATATTTCCCTCAAGATCTATCCAAACCCGTAAAGAGAGTAGTCTATCATCAGGCATTTGAATTACTAATGCATCCAACTATCAGAAGATATGTCATACTTTCAGGTGCACGTCGTGTAGGTAAAACTACAATTTTATATCAAATGATAGAAACTCTTTTAAAAAATCAAGTGCACCCAAAAAAGATATTATATGTATCTTTTGATCATCCTTTATTTAAATTAAGTTCTTTTGACCAAATTATTAATCTTTATGAAACTACCATAAATGAAGAAAAAGAGGCTTATATATTTTTAGATGAAATTCAATATGCAAGTGATTGGGACAGATGGTTAAAAGTCTATTATGACACCAAACCAAACTGGAGAATTATTGCTACAGGTTCAGCTTCTCCTGCACTTATTGAAGGTACAAAAGAAAGTGGTGTTGGCCGCTGGACTGTGATTTCTGTACCTACTCTTTCTTTTTATGAATTTTGCGAAATACTTGGTGTTCCAGAAAGACCAAGCAATCTGCCAAATTTAAACTTAAATGAAATTTCAAATTTAAATGACTCTCAGTTAAATGAGCTTATGTTTTTACTTATGCCATTGCAAAAGTACTTTAATAAGTATTTAACAATAGGAGGATTCCCCGAATTTGTATTCTCAGAAGACCAATTTTTGGTGCAAAGAATGTTAAGAGAAGATGTGGTTGATAAAGTTATTAAAAGAGATATACCTTCCTTGTTTAATGTGAGAAATTTAGCAGTGTTAGAGAAGGTTTTTTTGTACTTATGCTTCAATTCTGCAAATGTTATAAGTATTTCAACGATAAGTAAAGAAATTGGAGATGTTTCAACAGTAACATTAGAAAACTATATTCATCTTCTTGAAAATGCAAATTTGATTTATAAAAGTTTACCTATAGAATTAGGCGGTAAAAAAGTTCTAAAAGCAAAACCCAAAATTTACGTTTCCGACCCTGCCCTAAGAAATGCAGTTTTAATGATAGACAATATACTCTTAGACAGTAAAGAACTTGGAATAATGGTTGAAACAGCAGTTTTTAAACATATCTATAATTTTTACCTGCAAACAAATGCTAGAATAGGTTATTTTAGAAAAGCTAATGATAATCAAAAAGAGATTGATGTAGTGGTTGAATTCCCACATAGTAAATCCTTAATCGAAGTGAAATTCAGAGAAGATACGACACTTTCCGAGAATGATGCCATTGTTGAGATGAGCAAAAAAGAAAAAAATATTGATTCAGCAATATTAGTAACAAAAAGGCCAGAAGATTATGGGAAAGTTAAGGTCTCGACAAAGGTACCAATAGTAAAAATTCCTGCTTATGCATTTTTGTATTTGTTTGGAAGACGCTAA
- a CDS encoding YiiX/YebB-like N1pC/P60 family cysteine hydrolase → MPKQIEISGVNIEEFNFKENLKRKSFFKKEDFYKRFLTLNGAIMISKPLDAGEVNKFYVSLYDLIKNINSEEVFGVKFPSRSSEKVVYKNSISFDKFTIGDIIVATSPGFHVQGAIRHAAIFDSRRYHGSIDDKCLLTAEPDQGVIYETIRFYRENFSEAWGLTVPKATIEERVKAIDEVSKFVGKPYNWRADKNDDENWYCSKVPWSAYKKSSGIDIDGNGGFWVLPIDIFISKETEVFEYSTS, encoded by the coding sequence ATGCCGAAACAGATTGAAATATCTGGTGTGAATATTGAAGAGTTTAATTTTAAAGAAAACTTAAAAAGGAAAAGCTTCTTTAAAAAGGAGGATTTTTATAAAAGATTTCTCACTCTAAATGGAGCTATCATGATATCAAAACCATTGGATGCAGGAGAAGTAAATAAATTCTATGTAAGTTTATACGATTTAATTAAAAACATCAACTCTGAAGAAGTATTTGGTGTGAAGTTTCCTTCAAGAAGCAGTGAAAAGGTTGTTTATAAAAACAGCATATCATTCGACAAGTTTACAATTGGGGACATAATAGTTGCTACAAGTCCGGGTTTTCACGTGCAAGGTGCAATAAGACATGCTGCGATATTTGATAGCAGAAGATATCATGGAAGCATCGATGATAAATGCCTCTTGACGGCAGAGCCGGATCAAGGTGTGATTTATGAGACAATAAGGTTTTACAGAGAAAATTTCAGTGAGGCATGGGGGCTGACAGTTCCAAAGGCCACAATAGAAGAAAGAGTAAAAGCTATTGATGAAGTGTCAAAGTTTGTTGGAAAGCCCTACAATTGGAGGGCTGACAAAAACGATGATGAAAACTGGTATTGCTCAAAAGTCCCATGGTCCGCATACAAAAAATCATCAGGAATAGACATAGACGGAAATGGAGGCTTTTGGGTGTTGCCAATTGACATCTTTATATCAAAAGAAACAGAAGTGTTTGAGTATTCTACATCATAA
- a CDS encoding TSUP family transporter — translation MPLKYVLSLCVIGFIAAFIDSIAGGGGIISLPGLMVLGVPPAYALGTNKFASTCASFTSSMTFIKYKVYDINLLKYLVFGTLIGAILGVKAVLSLDSSKLRIIIIILMIFVAIYTLLSKNVGSVNNFEGVNKKTIAIGLIISIVLGFYDGFFGPGTGSFYIFLFIILLGYDFRISAGNGKILNFVSNVTSLVLFAISSKIIYSAAIPMAIAMIVGARFGTKVAIKNGAKLIRPILICVAIAYAIKMVFDIIK, via the coding sequence TTGCCATTAAAATATGTATTGTCATTATGCGTAATAGGATTTATTGCTGCTTTTATTGATTCTATAGCAGGTGGAGGAGGCATAATAAGCCTTCCGGGGCTTATGGTTTTAGGGGTACCTCCTGCATATGCTCTTGGGACTAATAAATTTGCATCGACTTGTGCGTCTTTTACAAGCTCTATGACTTTCATAAAATACAAAGTATATGATATCAATTTATTGAAATATCTCGTTTTTGGGACATTAATAGGAGCAATTTTAGGCGTTAAAGCGGTTTTGTCATTGGACAGTTCAAAATTGAGAATCATCATAATAATATTGATGATATTTGTTGCAATATATACATTGCTATCGAAAAATGTTGGAAGTGTAAATAATTTTGAAGGTGTTAATAAAAAGACGATAGCAATTGGACTTATTATATCTATAGTTTTGGGTTTCTATGATGGCTTTTTTGGACCTGGTACAGGCTCTTTTTACATTTTTTTATTTATAATATTACTGGGATATGATTTTAGGATAAGTGCTGGAAATGGAAAGATACTCAATTTTGTAAGCAATGTTACATCATTGGTTCTATTTGCTATAAGCAGTAAGATAATTTATTCTGCAGCAATCCCTATGGCAATAGCTATGATAGTTGGTGCCAGATTTGGCACTAAAGTGGCAATAAAAAATGGCGCAAAATTGATTAGACCTATACTAATATGTGTTGCTATTGCATATGCAATAAAAATGGTATTTGATATTATTAAATGA
- the dusB gene encoding tRNA dihydrouridine synthase DusB, which produces MKRKLYIGDVEIKNNVFLAPMAGVTDKPYRCICSEMGCGFTYTEMVSAKGLYYESENTEFLTDIDDDENVALQIFGSDPYIMGEIAKRLNTSNAKVIDINMGCPTPKIVKNGDGSALMLKPELAESVIKAVVKNSSKPVTIKIRKGWDDAHVNAVEIAKMAENCGVKAVAVHGRTREQFYSGNADWDIIKKVKDNLKIPVIGNGDVFSPEDAKRMIDETGCDAVMVGRGAEGNPWIFKRILHYLNTGELLPEPIVSEKIDMILRHLDVMIEYKGEHIGILEMRKHIAWYLKGIRGASKIKQMVFTMSNYKEIKDLLLSIKSST; this is translated from the coding sequence ATGAAGAGGAAGTTGTACATAGGAGACGTAGAAATCAAAAACAATGTGTTTTTGGCGCCTATGGCAGGTGTCACAGATAAGCCTTATAGGTGTATATGCAGTGAGATGGGATGTGGATTTACATACACTGAAATGGTCAGTGCCAAAGGCCTTTACTATGAAAGTGAAAATACGGAATTTCTTACAGATATAGATGATGACGAAAATGTAGCGCTCCAGATATTTGGCTCTGATCCTTATATAATGGGTGAAATCGCAAAGAGATTAAATACATCAAATGCAAAGGTGATAGATATAAACATGGGATGCCCAACGCCTAAAATAGTAAAAAACGGCGATGGTTCGGCTTTGATGCTTAAACCTGAATTGGCAGAAAGTGTAATTAAAGCTGTGGTGAAAAATTCTTCAAAGCCTGTAACTATAAAGATAAGGAAAGGATGGGATGATGCTCATGTAAATGCTGTTGAGATTGCTAAGATGGCTGAAAATTGCGGCGTAAAAGCGGTTGCGGTTCATGGCAGGACGAGAGAGCAGTTTTATTCAGGTAATGCTGACTGGGATATAATAAAGAAAGTAAAGGATAATCTGAAAATACCTGTAATAGGCAATGGAGATGTGTTTTCACCGGAGGATGCAAAAAGAATGATAGACGAGACAGGATGTGATGCGGTGATGGTTGGCAGAGGGGCAGAAGGCAATCCATGGATTTTTAAAAGGATTCTTCACTATCTAAATACAGGTGAACTACTGCCAGAGCCGATTGTAAGTGAAAAGATTGATATGATTTTAAGGCACCTTGACGTGATGATAGAATACAAAGGTGAACATATAGGAATATTGGAGATGAGAAAGCATATAGCATGGTATCTAAAAGGAATCCGCGGTGCTTCAAAGATAAAGCAAATGGTATTTACCATGTCTAACTATAAAGAGATTAAAGACCTGTTACTTAGCATTAAAAGTTCTACATAA
- a CDS encoding 5'-nucleotidase C-terminal domain-containing protein, which yields MLKGRGKVLSIILTFVMVFGMVFSSMPQISYAATSKTFDFVEVTDFHGYLQASGKLSDGTPITQERGSVLAKRIKDIKAANPDTVVLSGGDMFQGTPLSNVLKGQPVIDMMKSIGFDAMTLGNHEYDWGIDSVIDTNNAVLKGSTIPVLAANVYDKTTGKPVSYTKPYVVIERDGVKIGIIGIVDNKEFPSIILPSLISNVDFKDPVPIVNNLAQQLRNDGAQIVVVLAHMGATTDKNTGETTGNLIDFAKNVKGVDAIFGGHTHTIVTTRVNGIPVGVANNAGMGFIDLKIKVNSDGTVSAGDMVYNDDYSYYNTKTPVVDEDVQSIVDKAIQDAGPLFSQVIGTADVDLTRTQSANPFGDSILGNWTSEVVKNAVNADFAFGNNGGLRTDVLKGDITVGTMYTLMPFDNTIVTVSMTGAEIKKVLEQAVQDGGKGIQVAGLSFKYDPSKPSMNRVFDMKKSDGTPIDMNARYLVATNNFMGTGGDGFTEFTDPDVQKSYIDTQKLVRDAFIDAVKAQGHITAKIDNRISPATMIASNETTITVLATSDVHGNLVPWDYSSAKEANQGLAKVAGYVDQVRSENPNVVLVDNGDTIQGTPLSYYYDKIDTKSEYPMAKAMGAMHYDTWTLGNHEFNYGLDVLNRVIADMEKENIHVLSANTYKDDGTNFVEPYYIKTITTPMGDVKVGILGLTTKEIPSWEDKSHYAGLKFNDLVEEANKWVPKVRAAGADIVVVAMHSGEESPSDTIPENQVKAVAQGVNGIDAIIAGHTHAVIQMDTFKNPEGKDVIVTEPGKWGQYVSRIDFNLSKDENGKWTIDSKTSKAVAMGSSVQPDENIMQLAEPYQEATLKYVGTKIGTASGDFLGKDQLTKETALMDLINKVQKYYAKTDLSIAAPLSSTAQILKGDVTIQDMMSVYVFENYLYGIKMTGKQLKDWMEWSARYYQQVKSPDDPITKDKTLNIPDYNLDQLYGASYTIDLTQPVGNRIKNLTVNGKPVKDDDVFTVAINNYRFNGGGGFMKAAGITNPVIVFDSAKAYGDDGQVRNLMISYIKMKGTIDPVVDNYWTISKTPVLEGNVGSKGIVTASALNVRSGAGTNYKVIGVVRAGQSINIIGENDGWYQIEYNGKTGYVYGKYVASSPDLTNVAVLKSVKVTAKDGLNIRVNNSINALKIGAVPYGYELKVVGEYDGWYKVLYNGVYGFVYAKYTK from the coding sequence ATGTTAAAAGGTAGAGGCAAAGTTTTAAGTATCATTTTGACATTTGTGATGGTATTTGGCATGGTATTTTCAAGTATGCCTCAGATATCATACGCAGCTACATCAAAGACATTTGATTTTGTAGAAGTCACTGATTTCCACGGGTATCTGCAAGCATCAGGTAAATTAAGCGATGGAACACCTATCACCCAAGAGAGAGGATCTGTATTGGCAAAAAGAATAAAAGACATAAAGGCAGCAAATCCTGATACTGTCGTACTATCAGGAGGAGATATGTTTCAAGGTACGCCTCTTTCAAACGTTTTAAAAGGACAGCCTGTCATTGATATGATGAAAAGCATTGGCTTTGATGCAATGACATTAGGAAATCACGAGTACGACTGGGGCATTGATTCTGTTATAGACACTAATAATGCAGTTTTAAAAGGATCTACAATACCCGTTTTAGCAGCCAATGTATACGACAAAACTACAGGCAAACCTGTAAGTTACACGAAACCATACGTTGTAATTGAAAGAGATGGAGTAAAGATCGGCATCATTGGAATCGTTGATAACAAAGAATTCCCGTCTATAATTTTGCCATCTCTCATAAGTAATGTAGATTTTAAAGATCCTGTGCCAATTGTAAATAATCTTGCACAGCAGTTAAGAAATGATGGTGCGCAGATTGTAGTTGTTTTAGCGCATATGGGAGCTACGACTGATAAGAATACAGGTGAGACAACAGGTAATCTCATTGATTTTGCTAAGAACGTAAAAGGCGTAGATGCTATATTTGGTGGTCATACACATACGATTGTCACAACCAGAGTAAATGGAATACCTGTAGGTGTTGCCAACAATGCAGGCATGGGTTTTATAGATCTTAAGATAAAAGTAAATAGCGATGGTACTGTAAGCGCAGGAGATATGGTTTACAACGACGATTACAGCTATTACAATACGAAAACACCAGTAGTTGATGAAGATGTTCAAAGTATAGTAGATAAAGCTATACAAGACGCTGGACCGTTATTTAGCCAAGTCATTGGCACTGCAGATGTAGATTTGACGAGAACTCAAAGTGCAAATCCTTTTGGAGATTCGATTTTAGGAAATTGGACGTCAGAAGTCGTTAAGAATGCTGTAAATGCTGATTTTGCCTTTGGAAACAATGGTGGACTTAGAACTGACGTATTAAAAGGCGACATCACTGTTGGAACAATGTACACGTTGATGCCATTTGACAATACCATTGTCACAGTAAGCATGACTGGTGCAGAGATTAAGAAAGTATTGGAACAAGCGGTTCAGGATGGTGGCAAAGGCATTCAGGTTGCAGGTCTTTCATTTAAGTACGATCCAAGTAAACCGTCCATGAATAGAGTATTTGACATGAAGAAATCTGATGGTACACCAATAGACATGAATGCAAGATATCTTGTAGCAACGAATAATTTTATGGGAACTGGTGGAGATGGTTTTACAGAATTTACTGATCCCGATGTGCAAAAGTCTTACATAGATACGCAGAAATTAGTGAGAGATGCATTTATCGATGCAGTAAAGGCACAAGGTCATATAACGGCGAAAATAGACAATAGAATATCTCCTGCCACAATGATAGCTTCTAATGAAACGACTATAACAGTTTTAGCCACATCTGATGTACATGGGAATCTGGTGCCGTGGGATTACAGCAGTGCAAAAGAAGCTAATCAAGGCCTTGCAAAAGTAGCAGGCTATGTTGATCAAGTAAGATCCGAAAATCCTAATGTCGTATTAGTAGACAATGGTGATACAATTCAAGGTACGCCACTCTCATACTACTACGACAAAATTGACACAAAGTCTGAATACCCTATGGCGAAGGCTATGGGCGCCATGCACTACGATACGTGGACGTTAGGGAACCATGAATTCAATTATGGTTTGGATGTCTTAAATAGAGTAATTGCTGATATGGAAAAGGAGAACATCCATGTCTTATCTGCAAATACTTACAAAGATGATGGCACCAACTTTGTAGAGCCTTACTACATTAAAACGATAACTACACCTATGGGCGATGTGAAAGTAGGCATATTAGGACTTACTACAAAAGAAATTCCTTCATGGGAAGACAAATCTCATTACGCGGGGCTTAAATTTAATGACCTTGTAGAAGAAGCAAATAAATGGGTACCTAAAGTGAGAGCTGCTGGGGCAGACATAGTTGTTGTTGCTATGCACTCTGGCGAAGAAAGCCCATCAGATACTATACCAGAAAATCAGGTAAAAGCTGTAGCTCAAGGTGTAAATGGGATAGATGCGATAATAGCTGGACATACACATGCTGTAATACAAATGGATACATTTAAAAACCCAGAAGGTAAAGATGTAATAGTGACAGAGCCTGGCAAATGGGGACAATACGTTTCAAGGATAGACTTCAACTTATCTAAAGATGAAAATGGGAAATGGACAATTGACAGCAAAACAAGCAAAGCTGTCGCGATGGGCAGCTCAGTACAACCTGATGAAAACATAATGCAGCTTGCAGAGCCATACCAAGAAGCGACTCTCAAATACGTAGGAACCAAGATAGGCACAGCTTCTGGTGACTTCTTAGGAAAAGATCAGTTGACAAAGGAAACAGCCTTGATGGATCTTATCAACAAAGTTCAAAAATACTATGCAAAGACTGATCTTTCAATAGCCGCACCGTTAAGCAGCACTGCTCAGATATTAAAAGGCGATGTTACAATACAAGACATGATGAGCGTATATGTGTTTGAAAATTACTTGTACGGAATAAAGATGACTGGTAAACAGTTAAAGGATTGGATGGAATGGTCTGCACGATATTATCAGCAGGTCAAATCTCCAGATGATCCTATAACAAAGGATAAGACCCTTAATATACCAGATTACAACCTTGATCAGCTTTATGGAGCAAGTTATACCATAGATCTTACACAGCCTGTCGGAAACAGGATTAAGAATTTGACAGTAAATGGCAAACCAGTGAAAGATGACGATGTATTTACTGTTGCAATAAACAACTACAGATTTAATGGCGGCGGAGGTTTTATGAAGGCAGCAGGAATTACAAATCCTGTAATAGTCTTTGACTCAGCTAAAGCATATGGCGATGATGGTCAGGTAAGAAACTTAATGATAAGTTATATAAAAATGAAAGGTACTATAGATCCTGTTGTCGACAACTACTGGACAATATCTAAGACACCAGTTTTAGAAGGAAATGTTGGAAGTAAAGGCATTGTCACAGCATCAGCTTTAAATGTGCGTTCAGGTGCTGGTACAAATTATAAAGTGATAGGTGTAGTAAGAGCTGGTCAATCTATCAACATAATAGGCGAAAATGATGGTTGGTACCAGATTGAATACAATGGAAAAACAGGTTATGTATATGGCAAGTATGTAGCTTCGTCGCCAGATTTAACAAATGTAGCCGTATTAAAATCGGTGAAGGTGACTGCTAAAGACGGACTTAATATCAGAGTGAATAATTCCATAAATGCGCTAAAAATAGGAGCAGTACCGTACGGCTATGAATTAAAAGTAGTCGGCGAATACGACGGATGGTATAAAGTCCTGTATAACGGCGTATACGGATTTGTTTATGCAAAATACACAAAATAG
- a CDS encoding PTS lactose/cellobiose transporter subunit IIA → MELEEVVFQIILNAGNAKSDCFEALKSAKDGDFKSAENYINKAEEEIIKAHNIQTSMLQKEANGDHQNVTLLLMHAEDHMMSAILAKDLITEMIDLYKLIYSGKGVK, encoded by the coding sequence ATGGAATTAGAAGAGGTTGTATTTCAAATTATATTAAATGCAGGTAATGCTAAAAGCGATTGTTTTGAGGCGCTGAAAAGTGCTAAAGATGGTGATTTTAAATCGGCGGAAAATTATATTAATAAGGCCGAAGAAGAAATTATTAAAGCTCATAATATACAAACAAGTATGTTACAAAAAGAGGCCAATGGTGACCATCAAAATGTGACACTTCTATTGATGCACGCAGAAGATCATATGATGTCTGCGATTTTGGCGAAGGATCTGATTACTGAGATGATCGATTTGTATAAATTGATTTATTCTGGAAAAGGTGTAAAATAA